The Chryseobacterium indicum genome includes a window with the following:
- a CDS encoding DUF962 domain-containing protein has protein sequence MSERIKTFKEFYEFYLTEHSKTGTRIFHFLGTLLVFFVIGYVISSGKERFLWYVPIFGYGFAWFSHAVIEKNRPATFKYPLWSLISDFRLFFELLIGKQKFLGVSDKKPVEK, from the coding sequence ATGTCTGAAAGAATTAAAACCTTCAAAGAGTTTTACGAGTTTTATCTTACGGAACACAGTAAAACAGGAACCAGAATCTTTCATTTTCTGGGCACATTGCTTGTCTTTTTCGTCATAGGATATGTTATCAGCTCCGGAAAAGAAAGATTTCTGTGGTACGTCCCGATTTTCGGGTACGGATTTGCGTGGTTCAGCCATGCTGTAATTGAAAAAAACCGACCTGCAACCTTCAAATATCCGCTTTGGTCGCTGATTTCAGACTTCAGGCTTTTTTTTGAGCTGTTGATTGGGAAACAGAAGTTTTTGGGAGTTTCAGATAAAAAACCTGTAGAAAAGTAG
- a CDS encoding DUF4377 domain-containing protein, producing MKNFTTFLKVTFSAIFVMILTQCTTSSNVAATNEKTFIVGPETADCSGVAPMKCLQVKENASDSWTNFYTNIEGFTYEPGYEYVLKVKTEKIENPPADGSSIRYTLVKQISKTKK from the coding sequence ATGAAAAATTTCACAACATTTTTAAAAGTAACGTTTTCGGCAATTTTTGTTATGATTCTTACGCAGTGTACAACTTCTTCCAACGTTGCTGCTACGAATGAAAAGACATTTATTGTAGGTCCTGAAACCGCAGACTGCTCCGGAGTTGCACCCATGAAATGCCTTCAGGTAAAAGAAAACGCTTCAGATTCCTGGACGAATTTTTATACCAATATCGAAGGCTTCACTTATGAACCGGGTTATGAATATGTTTTAAAAGTAAAAACAGAAAAAATAGAAAATCCTCCGGCAGACGGATCTTCCATAAGATACACTTTGGTAAAGCAAATATCTAAAACTAAAAAATAA
- a CDS encoding SPFH domain-containing protein: protein MSFLLIPVIFFGLIIFFASFFVVKQETAVIIERFGKFKDVKHSGLHLKLPIIDQIAKRMNLRIQQLDVMIDTKTLDNVFVKMKISVQFQVIRTQVADAFYRLESPHDQITSYVFDVVRAEVPKLKLDDVFLKKDDIAIAVKAELQEAMQSYGYDIIKALVTDIDPDEQVKHAMNRINAAEREKTAAEYESEAQRIRIVAVAKAEAESKKLQGQGIADQRREIAKGLEESVRMLNNVNINSHEASALIVVTQHYDTLHSVGASNRSNLVLLPNSPTAASGMLNDLVAAMTTANTVGEMTKGNYPKPPNDHDHNTNNSR from the coding sequence ATGAGCTTTTTACTAATACCCGTTATATTTTTTGGGTTAATTATTTTTTTTGCATCTTTTTTTGTCGTAAAACAGGAAACTGCAGTAATTATAGAACGTTTCGGGAAATTTAAAGATGTGAAACATTCAGGACTTCATCTTAAACTTCCAATTATCGATCAGATCGCAAAAAGGATGAATCTCAGAATCCAGCAACTGGATGTAATGATTGATACAAAGACTTTGGATAATGTTTTTGTGAAAATGAAGATTTCCGTACAGTTTCAGGTCATCAGAACGCAGGTTGCGGATGCTTTTTACAGGTTGGAAAGTCCGCACGACCAGATTACATCATATGTTTTCGATGTCGTAAGAGCCGAAGTTCCGAAATTAAAACTGGATGATGTATTCTTAAAAAAAGACGATATTGCCATTGCAGTAAAAGCGGAACTTCAGGAAGCGATGCAGAGTTACGGATATGATATCATTAAAGCCCTGGTTACAGATATTGATCCGGATGAGCAGGTGAAGCACGCCATGAACAGAATCAACGCTGCCGAAAGAGAAAAAACAGCTGCAGAATACGAATCTGAAGCCCAGAGAATAAGAATTGTAGCCGTTGCAAAAGCCGAAGCGGAATCTAAAAAACTACAGGGACAAGGTATTGCAGACCAGAGAAGAGAAATTGCAAAAGGTCTGGAAGAGTCTGTAAGAATGCTGAACAACGTTAATATCAACTCTCATGAAGCATCTGCTCTTATTGTTGTAACGCAGCATTATGACACGCTTCATTCTGTAGGAGCAAGCAACAGAAGCAATCTTGTTTTACTGCCCAATTCGCCCACCGCAGCAAGCGGAATGCTGAATGATCTTGTGGCCGCCATGACCACTGCCAATACAGTAGGAGAAATGACCAAAGGAAATTATCCTAAACCGCCGAATGATCACGATCACAATACAAACAACAGCAGATAA
- a CDS encoding deoxyguanosinetriphosphate triphosphohydrolase — translation MNLNQIFTNQRTGNNPHTKASRTDFQRDFDRIIFSSAFRRLQNKTQVFPLPGSVFVHNRLTHSLEVSSVGRSLGSVMGEFIHDEFKNDLTEDSKNFYLHNLGNVIAAACLCHDVGNPAFGHSGEDAIASYFERNESDLKPKFNEKEWADLVNFEGNANAIRVLAQQQQGKDAGGIQLTFSTLASIAKYPCEAIAKKKGIIHRKKFGFFQNEKDIFLEIAKGTNLISESEEPYIFKRHPFVWLVEAADDICYNIIDMEDAHRLGIVSTADCKNLFFELVKSETDDINRVKDKLDSIGNENEQISYLRAKVINALINKSIELYKNNFNIILEGNLEKGLLDIYKSENSALQDIESFSIEKIYNHKAVVEIENAGYNVMYELLDHFIPSILKSHDERKSYDKKALKLLPKQFVYDEGTDYQKVLGVIDFVSGMTDNYATDLYRKIKGIDIGMTV, via the coding sequence ATGAACTTAAACCAGATTTTCACGAATCAGCGTACCGGAAACAATCCACATACAAAGGCTTCAAGAACGGATTTTCAGAGGGATTTTGACAGAATTATTTTCTCTTCGGCTTTCCGGAGACTGCAGAATAAAACGCAGGTTTTTCCGCTTCCGGGCAGTGTTTTTGTACACAACCGTTTAACGCATTCCCTGGAAGTTTCTTCTGTCGGAAGAAGTCTGGGAAGTGTAATGGGTGAGTTTATTCACGATGAATTTAAAAATGATCTTACAGAAGATTCCAAAAACTTTTACCTTCACAATTTAGGCAACGTTATTGCGGCGGCGTGTCTTTGTCACGATGTCGGAAACCCCGCTTTCGGACACTCCGGAGAAGATGCAATTGCGAGTTATTTTGAAAGAAATGAATCTGATCTAAAACCGAAATTCAACGAAAAAGAATGGGCAGATCTGGTGAATTTCGAAGGAAACGCCAATGCAATAAGAGTTCTGGCGCAGCAACAGCAGGGAAAAGATGCGGGAGGAATTCAGCTTACCTTTTCTACTTTGGCAAGTATCGCCAAATATCCGTGTGAAGCCATTGCTAAAAAGAAAGGGATCATTCACCGTAAAAAATTCGGATTCTTTCAGAACGAAAAAGATATCTTCCTTGAAATTGCAAAAGGCACAAATTTAATTTCAGAAAGCGAAGAACCTTATATTTTTAAACGACATCCTTTTGTCTGGCTGGTTGAAGCTGCGGATGACATCTGTTACAATATTATCGACATGGAAGATGCGCACCGATTGGGAATCGTTTCCACAGCGGACTGCAAAAACCTGTTCTTTGAATTGGTAAAGTCTGAAACCGACGATATAAACAGAGTAAAAGACAAGCTGGATTCCATCGGAAACGAAAATGAACAGATTTCTTATTTAAGAGCTAAAGTAATCAATGCATTAATCAACAAATCGATTGAGCTTTATAAAAATAACTTTAATATCATTCTGGAAGGAAATTTAGAAAAAGGTCTTCTGGATATTTATAAATCTGAGAATAGTGCTTTGCAGGATATTGAATCTTTCTCAATAGAAAAAATCTATAACCATAAAGCCGTTGTGGAAATTGAAAATGCAGGTTATAATGTAATGTACGAATTGCTGGATCATTTTATTCCCTCTATTCTTAAATCGCATGATGAAAGGAAATCTTACGACAAAAAAGCCTTAAAACTTTTACCTAAACAGTTTGTATACGATGAAGGAACTGATTACCAGAAAGTTTTGGGTGTGATCGATTTTGTCTCAGGAATGACCGACAATTATGCAACCGATCTTTACCGTAAAATTAAAGGAATTGATATCGGAATGACCGTGTAA
- a CDS encoding endonuclease — protein sequence MPEGPPIVLMKEDLQKFAGEKVMEVKGNSITETPEIKDHILREIKTFGKQTFLIFDKANIRIHLLMFGSYSLFERKDQAQNLRLGLIFKNGGMYFYTCNVKTVKDKFLKDIDWEADVMSDLWNPEKAEERLKANPEMMVCDALMDQDIFAGVGNIIKNEALFRVGVHPETLIKNLPSKKLKELIAEARNYSFDFKKWKKANVLRKNFEVYHQEKCPKCGLEIVKKDTGKGKRTSFFCEKDQKLY from the coding sequence ATGCCCGAAGGTCCACCGATTGTTCTGATGAAAGAAGATCTGCAGAAATTTGCAGGCGAAAAAGTAATGGAAGTAAAAGGAAATTCGATTACTGAAACTCCAGAAATAAAAGATCATATTTTGCGCGAAATAAAAACCTTCGGAAAGCAGACGTTTTTAATTTTTGATAAAGCCAATATCCGGATTCATTTGCTGATGTTTGGTTCTTACAGCTTATTTGAAAGAAAAGATCAGGCGCAGAATCTCCGTTTGGGCTTAATCTTTAAGAACGGCGGAATGTATTTTTATACCTGTAATGTAAAAACGGTAAAAGATAAATTTTTAAAAGATATCGATTGGGAAGCCGATGTGATGAGCGATCTGTGGAATCCCGAAAAGGCAGAAGAAAGACTGAAAGCAAATCCTGAAATGATGGTTTGTGATGCTTTAATGGATCAGGATATTTTTGCTGGAGTAGGAAATATCATTAAAAATGAAGCTTTGTTCAGAGTTGGAGTTCATCCTGAAACGCTTATTAAAAATTTACCTTCAAAAAAATTAAAGGAACTGATTGCAGAAGCCAGAAATTACAGTTTCGATTTCAAAAAATGGAAAAAAGCGAATGTTCTGAGAAAAAATTTTGAGGTATATCATCAGGAAAAATGCCCGAAATGCGGTTTGGAAATTGTGAAAAAAGATACAGGAAAAGGGAAGAGAACGAGTTTTTTCTGTGAAAAAGATCAGAAATTGTATTAG